A stretch of Monomorium pharaonis isolate MP-MQ-018 chromosome 7, ASM1337386v2, whole genome shotgun sequence DNA encodes these proteins:
- the LOC118646691 gene encoding uncharacterized protein LOC118646691, which translates to MEALVKRRGQYKGRVTAFKTYITKITHRFPNATQALDETHRLEIRERLTIIREVYGKYDQVQAEIDELTVDEGDTMQYRETFEEEYFNVVAQAEGLLARGKVTQRSLSAAMNEDRGAGAAQETHTPVTDDINFTHNLPRHANQNIIFKTPGIRLPTIELPKFKGDVEEWLGFRDTFESLIHTNETIDPIQKFHYLKAALEGSAAQIIKSFEFSAANYAIAWETISNRFNNKSLLTYNHIRAIFSISSIKEESAIQLRNVIDTLNKHLRALNVLGQSTEHWDALLIYLLSSKLDSITAREWEKEKADKELPTLEEFKVFLSSRANLLETLDLNKRSMHKSKPSDHIKSKSFLVQRQECAVCTEAHHLSSCPKFLQFTPQRRAEALRTAKLCLNCMKPGHFIKNCKGGTCRKCAGKHNTLLHFEKASESTGKAEAGKAEENNNTSPSLLCSHNRTNDYHVILSTAIVFVEDSQGKKHKARAILDPGSQSSLVTNRLCEELQLDKVKVMVNLEAVNGASCQVQHKCKLNIAACHNKYEFQLSCLVIPEITGNLPNNKVNTQDLQIPSNIKLADPNFHVPARVDILIGADWFWNLLCIGQIKLGKTQLTMQKTRLGWIAAGPMTSSCATSIRCHLSKSMSIEEQVAKFWEIDEYSDQKILSQEEKECELHFSQTTKRNKDGRFIVSIPFKEDPSTLGESYNGALRRLISLENKLQRNPELKEQYTAFLEEYKALHHMTKVDSTSNSSTVYYMPHHSVVKIDSLTTKVRVVFDASATTDNGISLNHIQMIGSTLQDDLFSILVRFRSHAYVVASDIEKMYRQVLIAPEQRSLQRILWRQNPEDPIEVFELNTVTYGTASAPYLATRCIRELAVETEQQWPDIARIIRQDFYVDDLLTGAESIEEARDIVHKISSVLNSAGFKLRKWIANEAAVIEDICTEDQNPNGINFKCGLPTKILGLVWQAHQDMLVYSIEKLLSPKVSKRQILSEITRIFDPLGLLSPCLVLAKILLQKLWMHKLSWDEAIPADLHSTWIAFRNQINDLNQIEIPRHVICRGYTRIELHGFADAAQGAYGACIYIRSMVDQNTKQARLLCSKTRVAPLKQQTIPRLELCAALTLARLTKKVTGSLNILFDKITYWSDSTIVLNWIQTQPSKLQVFVSNRVAEIQELTDIRDWRHVPTEENSADLLSRGVFPNQLWQSRIWWYGPSFLSRSEDEWPVTAQPEVPTMEMRRTVCAVRHIQPDKSFIFEISNNLNKLIRIAAYCRRFIINCKNRGKVESGGLTAIELRNSLHNIAKIAQRESFPTETRILQQGGSITQGKLATLNAFIDKDNLIRVGGRLRNSEFPSDKKHPIVLLADHQFTRLLFRSEHLNLLHAGPQLLLSSIREQFWPIGGRNLARKTVHGCIECFKNNPTHSKLPLGQLPRERVSQSTPFHNTGVDYAGPFIVRDRKGRGCKTSKAFVCLFVCFATKALHLELVSDLTSEAFIAALRRFSARRGKPARIYSDNGTNFVGANRELKELAQLLTDNATSIEKTVNEIGISWHFIPAHSPHFGGIWEAGVKSTKHHLKRVAGNAILTYEELYTLLVQIEAILNSRPLTPMSSDPNDLAPLTPAHFLVGRSLTSPADPTLTDVPESRLSRWQLIQSLQQHFWKRWSKEYISELQQHAIKTKLTDPIVEGAMVLIKDDNLPSLKWRLGRVVTIHPGKDNVARVTTIKTSTGVTRIATAKLCPLPIE; encoded by the coding sequence ATGGAAGCTCTCGTTAAACGTCGCGGTCAATACAAGGGTAGAGTTACTGCGTTTAAAACATACATCACTAAAATCACACACAGATTTCCAAATGCAACACAAGCACTCGATGAAACACACAGGTTAGAAATTCGAGAACGTCTTACGATCATTCGAGAAGTTTACGGGAAGTACGATCAGGTGCAGGCGGAGATCGATGAACTCACGGTTGATGAAGGAGACACGATGCAATACCGAGAAACATTCgaagaagaatattttaacgttGTGGCACAAGCAGAAGGGTTGCTTGCTCGCGGTAAGGTGACGCAACGGTCTCTGAGTGCTGCGATGAACGAAGATCGCGGTGCGGGGGCGGCGCAGGAAACACACACACCGGTAACTGACGACATCAATTTTACTCATAACTTACCGCGACATGCCAatcaaaatatcatttttaaaacaccGGGTATCAGGCTGCCTACAATTGAATTGCCGAAATTTAAAGGTGATGTAGAGGAATGGCTTGGTTTTAGAGATACGTTTGAATCGCTTATACATACAAATGAGACAATAGATCCAATACAAAAATTCCATTATTTAAAGGCTGCGTTAGAAGGTTCGGCGGCTCAGATTATCAAGTCTTTCGAGTTTTCGGCTGCCAACTATGCTATTGCTTGGGAAACCATTTCTAATCGCTTCAACAATAAAAGTTTGCTAACTTACAATCATATAAGGGCCATTTTTAGCATAAGTTCAATAAAAGAAGAATCAGCAATTCAATTACGCAATGTGATAGATACATTAAACAAACATTTGCGAGCACTAAACGTATTAGGTCAGTCGACAGAACATTGGGATgctttattgatatatttgcTTTCGAGTAAACTTGATAGTATAACAGCTAGGGAatgggagaaagagaaggccGACAAGGAGCTCCCTACACTCGAAGAGTTTAAGGTTTTTCTCAGTTCAAGAGCGAATCTGTTGGAAACactagatttaaataaaagaagcaTGCACAAATCAAAACCGTCGGatcatataaaatcaaaatcgtTTCTTGTTCAAAGGCAGGAATGTGCAGTATGCACAGAAGCACATCATTTATCAAGTTGTCCAAAGTTCTTACAATTTACCCCACAAAGGCGAGCAGAGGCTTTAAGAACAGCGAAGTTGTGTCTCAACTGCATGAAGCCAGGTCATTTCATCAAAAACTGCAAAGGCGGAACGTGTCGAAAGTGTGCTGGCAAGCACAATACATTGTTGCATTTCGAGAAGGCTTCTGAGTCAACGGGAAAGGCTGAAGCGGGAAAGGCTGAAGAAAACAACAATACTTCTCCTTCGCTTCTATGTTCACACAACAGGACGAATGATTACCACGTCATTCTGTCAACAGCAATAGTATTTGTAGAAGATAGTCAAGGCAAGAAACACAAGGCTCGTGCAATATTAGATCCAGGATCACAATCCAGCTTAGTCACAAATAGACTGTGTGAAGAACTGCAACTCGATAAGGTCAAGGTAATGGTAAATCTTGAAGCCGTCAACGGCGCATCGTGTCAAGTACAACACAAATGTAAGTTAAACATTGCAGCATGCCACAACAAGTACGAATTTCAGTTGTCATGTCTTGTGATACCAGAAATAACAGGCAATTTACCCAATAACAAGGTGAATACACAAGATCTTCAGATTCCTTCAAACATTAAATTGGCTGATCCTAACTTCCACGTGCCAGCGAGGGTCGACATTCTAATAGGGGCAGATTGGTTCTGGAATCTCCTTTGTATAGGCCAGATCAAGCTCGGCAAAACACAGCTAACAATGCAGAAGACAAGGTTAGGATGGATAGCTGCAGGTCCAATGACAAGTAGTTGTGCAACGTCAATACGTTGTCACTTAAGCAAGTCCATGAGTATTGAAGAACAAGTGGCCAAGTTCTGGGAGATTGATGAGTATTCTGATCAGAAGATACTCTctcaagaagaaaaagagtgCGAGCTCCACTTCTCGCAAACGACTAAGCGCAACAAGGATGGTAGATTCATTGTTAGCATTCCATTCAAGGAAGATCCAAGCACCTTGGGTGAATCATACAACGGAGCATTACGACGATTGATTAGTCtggaaaataaattgcaaaggAACCCGGAACTTAAGGAACAATATACAGCGTTTCTCGAAGAATATAAGGCCTTGCATCACATGACTAAGGTGGACAGTACCTCAAATTCATCGACAGTCTACTATATGCCACATCATTCTGTTGTGAAGATCGACAGCTTGACAACGAAGGTCCGTGTTGTTTTTGATGCATCGGCGACCACAGATAATGGCATTTCATTGAATCATATTCAAATGATCGGATCAACATTACAAGATGATTTGTTTTCAATACTCGTTAGATTTAGAAGTCACGCATATGTAGTAGCATCAGATATCGAGAAAATGTACAGACAAGTACTCATCGCACCAGAACAACGTTCGTTACAAAGGATACTATGGCGTCAAAATCCCGAGGATCCAATAGAAGTATTCGAATTGAACACAGTCACATACGGCACTGCATCAGCACCCTATCTAGCAACAAGGTGCATAAGGGAATTAGCAGTGGAAACTGAACAACAATGGCCCGACATAGCAAGAATCATTCGGCAAGATTTCTACGTAGATGATCTCTTGACAGGAGCAGAGTCAATAGAGGAAGCAAGAGATATAGTGCATAAGATTTCGAGTGTTCTGAATTCAGCAGGATTCAAGCTCCGAAAATGGATCGCAAATGAAGCTGCAGTCATAGAAGACATATGTACAGAGGATCAAAATCCTAacggaataaattttaagtgtGGTCTACCAACGAAAATCCTTGGATTAGTCTGGCAAGCTCATCAAGATATGTTAGTTTACAGCATAGAGAAATTACTGTCTCCAAAGGTATCCAAAAGACAGATACTGTCAGAAATAACTCGGATATTCGACCCGTTAGGACTTCTGAGTCCATGCTTAGTACTAGCAAAGATTCTACTACAGAAATTGTGGATGCACAAGTTATCATGGGACGAAGCAATTCCAGCTGACTTGCATTCTACTTGGATAGCATTCCGTAACCAGATAAACGATTTGAATCAGATCGAAATACCTAGACATGTGATTTGCAGGGGCTACACCAGAATCGAATTACATGGGTTTGCAGATGCAGCACAAGGAGCATATGGagcgtgtatatatattcgcTCAATGGTTGATCAAAACACAAAGCAAGCACGATTGTTATGCTCTAAAACAAGAGTGGCACCACTTAAACAACAAACAATACCTCGCCTAGAGCTCTGTGCAGCGCTTACACTTGCACGCTTGACAAAGAAGGTGACAGGATCTTTGAATATATTGTTCgacaaaattacatattggAGCGATTCTACAATAGTACTCAACTGGATACAAACTCAGCCAAGCAAACTACAAGTATTTGTATCAAACCGGGTCGCAGAAATACAAGAACTAACGGACATTCGTGACTGGCGACATGTGCCAACAGAAGAAAATTCAGCCGATCTACTTTCGCGGGGTGTATTCCCTAATCAACTGTGGCAATCAAGGATTTGGTGGTATGGTCCATCATTTTTGTCGAGATCAGAAGATGAATGGCCGGTCACAGCTCAACCAGAAGTTCCAACAATGGAAATGAGACGTACAGTTTGTGCAGTTAGACACATTCAACCAGATAAATCGTTTATTTTTGAGATTAGTAACAATCTAAACAAGTTGATTCGAATAGCAGCATATTGCAGAcgctttataattaattgcaaaaatcgAGGTAAGGTAGAGTCAGGGGGCCTGACCGCGATCGAACTAAGGAACTCATTACACAATATTGCAAAGATTGCTCAAAGGGAATCTTTTCCAACAGAAACGCGAATACTTCAGCAAGGTGGTTCCATCACACAAGGAAAATTGGCAACACTCAATGCATTTATAGATAAGGACAATCTCATTCGTGTAGGCGGGAGATTAAGAAATTCGGAGTTTCCTTCAGATAAAAAACATCCCATAGTTTTGTTGGCAGATCATCAATTTACAAGGCTACTTTTCAGAAgcgaacatttaaatttattgcatgcAGGACCACAACTACTCCTAAGCTCAATACGCGAACAATTCTGGCCGATCGGAGGCAGAAATCTCGCCCGAAAAACTGTACACGGTTGCATTGAATGTTTCAAAAACAACCCCACGCATTCGAAACTTCCGTTGGGACAGCTGCCAAGGGAGCGCGTATCTCAGTCCACCCCTTTCCACAATACGGGGGTGGATTATGCAGGTCCATTTATAGTAAGAGATAGAAAAGGAAGGGGTTGCAAAACAAGCAAGGCATTTGTGTGTTTGTTCGTTTGCTTCGCGACCAAGGCACTTCATTTGGAATTGGTGTCCGACCTAACTTCGGAAGCGTTCATCGCAGCACTTAGACGTTTTTCGGCTAGACGGGGTAAACCTGCGCGTATATATTCCGATAACGGAACGAATTTTGTCGGAGCAAATAGAGAACTAAAAGAGTTGGCTCAATTATTAACAGATAACGCTACATCTATCGAAAAAACAGTAAATGAAATTGGCATTAGTTGGCACTTCATACCTGCTCACTCACCACACTTCGGTGGTATTTGGGAGGCCGGAGTAAAATCCACCAAACACCATTTGAAACGAGTGGCAGGTAACGCGATTTTGACATATGAGGAATTATACACACTATTAGTTCAAATTGAGGCGATACTAAATTCTCGTCCCTTGACTCCAATGTCATCCGATCCTAACGACCTCGCTCCCCTCACTCCTGCTCACTTTCTCGTTGGTCGTTCGCTCACTTCGCCAGCAGATCCTACACTAACTGATGTTCCAGAATCCAGGTTGTCCAGGTGGCAACTAATCCAAAGTCTTCAACAGCATTTTTGGAAGCGGTGGAGCAAGGAATACATTTCTGAACTACAACAACATGCAATCAAAACGAAATTGACCGATCCCATCGTGGAGGGCGCGATGGTGCTCATTAAAGACGACAACCTGCCTTCACTCAAATGGAGGCTCGGACGTGTTGTAACAATCCATCCAGGAAAGGACAACGTAGCCAGAGTTACTACCATCAAGACATCGACAGGAGTAACGCGTATCGCGACCGCGAAGCTTTGTCCGTTACCGATAGAATga